The region TTTGACCGGGCCGAACTGGAAGGCCTGCAGCTCAAACGCGCGGCGGAAACAATCGGCTACGCTTACGAAAAAGTGCCGTTTTACCGGGCAAAATTCCGCGCGGCGAAGGTTACTCCTGAATCGCTGAAAACGCTTGACGATCTGCGGCGGTTTCCGGCAACCTCCGTGGCGGAACTGCGCGAAGCGGTCGAACGCGGAACCGCCGGCCGGTTCGCCGGCCACTTCAAAACGCTGGCCACAACCGGTTCGACCGGCACGCCGTTTTCCTTTCCCCTCGATACCGCCGCCGCGCGGGAACGCATGGGCTGCCTTTTAAGCGCGACCCGCTGGTACGGGCATGACCTGGGTTTGAAAAACGCCCGGTTCTGGCGCACCTCTGAAACAAAAGCCCTAGCCGACCGCATCAAGCAAAATCTGCTCGGAAGAAGGCTTGAGCTTTCAATTTACGATGCCGCCAATCCCGCCGGTTCTTTTCTGGACGAGGCGCGCATCGCCGGATATCTCGACGCGCTGCGCCGCCACCGGCCCGGATATATTGACGGGTATGTAAGCGCGCTGGTGCTGGTTTCCGACTATATGCTCGAGCATAATGTCACGGATATCCGGCCCCGGGCGGTGGTTACCGGCGCGGAATACCTGTCGCCGGAAGCGCGCCGGCTGATAGAAAAAGCGTTCGCCTGTCCGGTTTACAACCGCTACGGCGGCACGGAAAACAGCCTCATCGCGCACGACTGCCCCGTCTGCCGCGGCACCGCCCTGCACGTCATGTCGGCCAAGCTTGTCATGGAAACGCTCAGCGGCAACGCGCCCGCGCGCGAGGGCGAACTGGGCGAAGTGGCGATCACCGATTTCACCGCGCGCGCCCTGCCTTTCATCCGGTTTTTAAACGGCGACACCGCCGTCGCCGCCGCCCCCGGCGCGCGCTGCGCCTGCGGACGCGGGCTGCACCTCGTGCAGAGCGTGGAAGGCCGGGTAAACGATCTCTTTCCGCTTAAAGACGGACGGGTGCTGGTTTCGCACGTCTGGCACAAGCTTTTCCGCGAACACCCGGACGTGCGTGATTTTCAGGTTATCCAGAAAGAGCCTGACCGCTTTGAAATCAACCTCGCGCTGCACGCGCCCGGCGCAGACATAACGGCCCTGAAACGGCAGGTGGAATCCTTTCTGCCCGGCTGCTCGGTTTTCTGGAACGCGGAGGCGGAACTCAAGCCCGCGGCGGGCGGGAAATTCCGCCACTGCCGCAGCGAAGTGCCGTTCGCGCTCAACCAGCTCCGCTCGGGGCTGATAAACCCGGCGCGCGAAGTGGGCAATCTGCGGCCTTATGTGCCGGCGTTTTCGCGGGACGCGTTTTCGCACCGCGACCGGGCCGCCAAGCTCGACTGGAACGAGGCTCCGCCGCCGCCGCCAGACCTGCTGGCGGAACTGGCGGATTTTGTGAAAAGCCCCAACGCCGTCAACTGGTACGCCGACGTGTCGTGCTCGCGGCTGCTGTCCGCGCTTGCCGCGCACAGCGGCCTTGAGCCGGACCGGCTGGCCGTTTTTCCCGGTTCGGATGGCGCGCTTGACTGCGTGGCCCGCACTTTCATCAGCCGCGGCGACACCGCGCTCATCGCCGCGCCGTCCTACGACCAGTTCCGGCTAAGCCTTGAGGCGCGCGGCGCGCAGGTGGTTAACCTGTTCGGCCCGGCGCCTTTTGAAAAAAATACCGCCGGGCTTGTCAAAGCGGGCGGGCTCCGGGCCAAACTGCTTTATATCGCCAACCCCAACAACCCGACCGGCGTGGCCTACACGCCCGGCGATATCGCCGCCATCGCGCGCGCCCAGCCGGAAACGCTGGTGCTGGTGGATGAGGCGTACGTTGATTTCTGCCCCGGGTTTTCCGTTTTGAAAAACATCGCCGAGCTGGAAAACGTGATTGTCACGCGCACCTTTTCCAAGCTCTACGGGCTGGCGGGCCTGCGGATCGGCTGGCTGGCCGCCCGCCCGGCATATATCGAGATGATGAACCGGGCGCGCAATCTTAAAGAAACCAACGCGCTCGCCCAGAAAGCGGGCGAGC is a window of Elusimicrobiaceae bacterium DNA encoding:
- a CDS encoding aminotransferase class I/II-fold pyridoxal phosphate-dependent enzyme; protein product: MRPELAYLLLRAGQPETWRWYSFYERAQWFDRAELEGLQLKRAAETIGYAYEKVPFYRAKFRAAKVTPESLKTLDDLRRFPATSVAELREAVERGTAGRFAGHFKTLATTGSTGTPFSFPLDTAAARERMGCLLSATRWYGHDLGLKNARFWRTSETKALADRIKQNLLGRRLELSIYDAANPAGSFLDEARIAGYLDALRRHRPGYIDGYVSALVLVSDYMLEHNVTDIRPRAVVTGAEYLSPEARRLIEKAFACPVYNRYGGTENSLIAHDCPVCRGTALHVMSAKLVMETLSGNAPAREGELGEVAITDFTARALPFIRFLNGDTAVAAAPGARCACGRGLHLVQSVEGRVNDLFPLKDGRVLVSHVWHKLFREHPDVRDFQVIQKEPDRFEINLALHAPGADITALKRQVESFLPGCSVFWNAEAELKPAAGGKFRHCRSEVPFALNQLRSGLINPAREVGNLRPYVPAFSRDAFSHRDRAAKLDWNEAPPPPPDLLAELADFVKSPNAVNWYADVSCSRLLSALAAHSGLEPDRLAVFPGSDGALDCVARTFISRGDTALIAAPSYDQFRLSLEARGAQVVNLFGPAPFEKNTAGLVKAGGLRAKLLYIANPNNPTGVAYTPGDIAAIARAQPETLVLVDEAYVDFCPGFSVLKNIAELENVIVTRTFSKLYGLAGLRIGWLAARPAYIEMMNRARNLKETNALAQKAGELALARAEYFKTRAAEIAERRDRFAEAAAALGYEVKNTPANFIMLKTPDPRALCKYLADNLVFVRDRSSMPGLAGWVRVTIGSRRDMDRALELLRAFEN